One genomic window of Polyangium aurulentum includes the following:
- a CDS encoding cation diffusion facilitator family transporter, with the protein MSAGNSTSHIVQSLLANVVIAVGKGVVAAITGSGALLAETLHSAADCGNQVLLLFGVKRAAKKPDPLHPFGYGRSLYFWSFLVALLLFTGGGMFSIYEGIHKIQHPEPVERVELGLGILGFSLLIEGAATISNIREMNRRRGSVPFIKYLRDTKDSDLIVVFGENAAASLGLVLASVALALAAVTGDARWDAIGSLAIGVVLVAVAVFLAVEVQSLLIGEAADPAIESAVREVAAAHPKFDRVLHLITVQQGPGEVMVAMKASFAAGSGFADVSVAINEFEATLRARCPEVRWCFIEPDVPRVAASA; encoded by the coding sequence GTGTCGGCCGGGAACTCGACGTCACACATCGTCCAGTCGCTGCTCGCCAACGTCGTCATCGCCGTTGGCAAGGGCGTCGTGGCAGCCATCACTGGCTCCGGCGCGCTGCTCGCCGAGACGCTGCACTCGGCGGCCGACTGCGGCAACCAGGTGCTGCTCTTGTTTGGGGTCAAACGAGCGGCGAAGAAGCCCGATCCGCTGCACCCCTTCGGCTACGGGCGCTCGCTCTACTTCTGGTCGTTCCTCGTCGCGCTGCTCCTGTTCACGGGCGGCGGGATGTTCTCGATCTACGAGGGCATCCACAAGATCCAGCACCCCGAGCCCGTCGAGCGGGTCGAGCTGGGGCTCGGGATCCTGGGCTTTTCGCTGCTGATCGAGGGCGCGGCGACGATCTCCAACATCCGCGAGATGAACCGGCGCCGCGGCAGCGTGCCGTTCATCAAGTACCTGCGCGACACCAAGGACTCCGACCTCATCGTGGTCTTCGGCGAGAACGCGGCCGCGTCGCTCGGGCTCGTGCTCGCGTCCGTCGCGCTCGCGCTCGCGGCGGTGACGGGCGATGCGCGCTGGGATGCGATCGGCAGCCTGGCGATCGGCGTCGTGCTCGTCGCGGTGGCGGTCTTCCTGGCGGTGGAGGTGCAGTCGCTCTTGATCGGCGAGGCGGCCGATCCGGCGATCGAGAGCGCGGTGCGCGAGGTGGCCGCCGCGCATCCGAAGTTCGACCGCGTGCTTCACCTCATCACGGTGCAGCAAGGGCCGGGCGAGGTGATGGTGGCGATGAAGGCGAGCTTCGCCGCCGGGTCGGGGTTTGCGGACGTGTCGGTCGCGATCAACGAGTTCGAGGCGACGCTGCGCGCGCGCTGCCCCGAGGTGCGTTGGTGCTTCATCGAGCCCGACGTCCCCCGGGTAGCGGCATCGGCTTGA
- a CDS encoding fibrinogen-like YCDxxxxGGGW domain-containing protein, which yields MSGNASAGEPCGPGSTSESCAIPAGGDCDEATGCYASCLDAHQRSPALPSGAYTIDIDGPGGLDPVQVYCDMVTDGGGWTRFWWSLDDSGDVSLDPLGEDLWSCDPTGSRCFGKIPLEVRPADFMVKDVNEGHWAAWHFDETNPVSSAALGAMRNHELACALDTGVDWMPYATNDDSGEKWCGVGSEEGGCDSFQYQHDGSCIEWKTGGWGLELDGDGGCYAAALKVSVGQEAFLPECGGPDNNFLDDGPTDGDDRSGELYYR from the coding sequence ATGAGCGGCAACGCCAGCGCCGGCGAGCCCTGCGGGCCGGGATCGACGAGCGAGAGCTGCGCGATCCCGGCCGGCGGTGATTGCGACGAGGCGACCGGCTGCTACGCGAGCTGCCTCGACGCCCACCAGAGGAGTCCGGCGTTGCCGAGCGGGGCGTACACGATCGACATCGACGGCCCTGGCGGCCTCGATCCGGTGCAGGTGTATTGCGACATGGTCACCGACGGCGGCGGCTGGACGCGATTCTGGTGGTCGCTCGACGACAGCGGCGACGTGAGCCTCGACCCGCTCGGCGAGGACCTCTGGTCCTGCGACCCGACGGGGAGCCGATGCTTCGGCAAGATCCCGCTCGAGGTGCGCCCCGCCGATTTCATGGTGAAGGACGTGAACGAGGGTCACTGGGCGGCGTGGCATTTCGACGAGACGAACCCGGTCTCGAGCGCGGCCCTGGGCGCCATGCGCAATCACGAGCTCGCCTGCGCCCTCGACACCGGGGTCGACTGGATGCCGTATGCGACGAACGACGACTCCGGCGAGAAGTGGTGCGGGGTCGGGAGCGAGGAAGGCGGCTGCGACAGCTTCCAGTATCAGCACGACGGGAGCTGCATCGAATGGAAGACGGGCGGCTGGGGGCTCGAGCTCGACGGCGACGGCGGCTGCTACGCGGCGGCGCTCAAGGTGAGCGTGGGGCAGGAGGCGTTCCTGCCCGAGTGCGGCGGGCCGGACAATAACTTCCTCGACGACGGCCCCACGGACGGCGACGACCGGAGCGGGGAGCTGTACTATCGCTGA
- a CDS encoding RNA polymerase sigma factor gives MQRKGPARPAGADGAEFVRLYAEQRQHVITTLRRKGIIDASDLEELAQDTFAALYQSMQTCPVPDPIGWLRETARKKAANWRNRWFHSREILTADGDLEKLASDPAPLQDERLASAEARRLTRRLPRHLRETVQRYEDGQPLPQIAAALCLSRSGVYVRLHYAARALDRLINAEPERMSHDRTATDQGTLCP, from the coding sequence ATGCAGCGCAAAGGACCCGCGCGCCCGGCCGGCGCGGACGGGGCGGAATTTGTCCGTCTCTACGCCGAGCAACGCCAGCACGTGATCACCACGTTGCGGCGAAAAGGCATCATCGACGCGAGCGATCTAGAGGAACTTGCGCAGGATACGTTTGCGGCCTTGTATCAAAGCATGCAGACGTGCCCTGTCCCGGATCCTATCGGATGGCTCAGGGAGACGGCGCGCAAGAAAGCAGCGAATTGGCGAAACCGCTGGTTTCACTCGCGCGAGATCCTCACGGCCGATGGGGACCTGGAAAAACTCGCGTCAGATCCAGCCCCGTTGCAGGACGAGCGGCTTGCGTCCGCGGAAGCGCGCCGTCTCACGCGCCGCTTGCCCCGCCATCTGCGCGAGACGGTCCAGCGCTACGAGGACGGGCAGCCGTTGCCGCAGATCGCAGCCGCTCTCTGCCTCTCGAGATCTGGCGTCTATGTGCGTCTGCATTACGCAGCACGCGCCTTGGATCGATTGATTAACGCTGAACCTGAAAGGATGTCGCATGACAGAACAGCCACCGATCAAGGTACACTTTGCCCGTAA
- a CDS encoding DUF6918 family protein: protein MGLTEALADNDKRASIVAECATLIDDEVGSKSGLSSLPLKAGYAAVKGIKPGFIPHVIEHLLPEFATKLDPIWTEGVSSGNASKFFQDNRSRVADALLSVTDAKAKNAKSGLVRSTYDKLRGTAKKHVEEAVPRLSKVLERYA, encoded by the coding sequence ATGGGACTGACCGAAGCGCTCGCGGATAATGATAAGAGGGCGTCAATCGTGGCCGAGTGCGCCACGCTCATCGACGACGAGGTCGGGTCGAAAAGCGGCCTTTCGTCGCTGCCGCTCAAGGCGGGTTACGCGGCGGTGAAGGGCATCAAGCCCGGCTTCATCCCGCACGTGATCGAGCACCTTCTGCCCGAGTTTGCGACCAAGCTCGATCCAATCTGGACCGAAGGAGTTTCGTCCGGCAATGCGTCGAAATTCTTCCAGGACAACCGCAGCCGCGTGGCCGACGCGCTCCTCAGCGTGACGGACGCAAAGGCGAAGAACGCAAAGAGCGGACTCGTCCGTTCAACCTACGACAAGCTGCGCGGCACCGCGAAGAAGCACGTCGAGGAGGCGGTCCCGCGCCTGTCCAAGGTGCTCGAGCGCTACGCGTAG
- a CDS encoding NACHT domain-containing protein, giving the protein MSKHEPTHAMAKAIQRALRIFVSYAQQENEDGGMVEELDRHLKPLVRLGTIELAYAWRLLPGTEIVPEIERQIDLADVVLLLVSAKYLESDDCFGQMTRAVARHKAGAARVMPILVGPCCWEDQPFAAIEILPQNKRPIRRWADPDEGWDMVARELRAIIATRPGQGSGRAPAWDDTQWQQHARALAQASRPLRMWPQYLPGNVWLERPELDSIVAGLQKEQAKPIVLLGGPGSGKSALLARVTETLQGCGRMVLAIRADQLLRHDDSIAALQRRLALPTLPADMLRAAAARPEHAVLIIDQLDALCDLVDMHTQRLDLLLHLVAEVEGTPGLGIVLSCREFEFRHDTRFLRLDAEEIHLAPPAPEVVEQILRERGIDPKALRGPFAEGLRAPQQLKIFLNLIEGREPAPIFDSYQQMLETLWQERVIGQQGSEAREQLLVEVAAHMAREEELSAPLARFEHRSREVDQLEAAGILRREESRRVAFTHQTWFTFVRARAFITGKERLSEYVREHGSSLFVRATLWAALVTLREAEPRRYHDELLKLWSAAGLRTHLRALLVEFLGQQEKPTDDEAQILLPLLQQDDYLRRVALGALAGSCGWFERIVNSHLPVLMSGPDPGAVWGPLAGASSFARERVLDLLERYWVHVAERRPLALGVLRSLEVWDERAVKLVIALIEGDEAGTLPRIQISLIVANVAKQAPDLACRIVRLILEQDLRRCPIPAEGQQQGWFHHPYQNLLERDHGLDLIELASQDAKAFLEAVWPWAVRVVDKIAAPAQPALCSYRRGGELERLRQEGIGPVHEIPEALGRTIEESARKDPDYFTAFVERWASTDLLAIHQILADGLKVIAEKRPHVVLNYILGDARRLSVGDSHDPIATSCTLIRAMAPHLTPQDVGRLEAAIGSSRRYIESEVADTKQRFWCARDNRLHRLRLVQALEKSAHLSRSARTLIEQETRLLHGMSDRTHVVSEFREIQSPMKVSQMAKARDEDILGLFQDLPDSTGWHHPSRWLQGGSIEASRELAELAKKEPARALRLISHFTPATHSRPVAHVLGAIAEAEPGLPTEAFEDIVAELEFRGFSSNEYRHDVSWALSKVARRGNGLSDRICAMLERWLRNHEEGAPAASERAENGSSGEVRSILAGWGGGGVLPGGNFPVLYALLCGYLRQTPPRVDALVATFKTHLQQRVESERVWRALLSYMHYLPGEAVQNLADGIFARYPAVRDNTEGARMIARVSRLIESSTLRRWLHGMRDSGWRRGPQAYGELLLLVAAFRPELAWATAELDAVLQLNESEDDKTAATLLGIAFAAAELWTSPEARTLSTTVLLNLIPRAKGDIASALMVAVFRYNQPMLADKATTTVLDQILTHPGVLAAGGTHKIVTCLSATCAHDPNRVTALCNAWLDEIEDMQDSWSRLSQAGDELIHIAITLQRMHGHQDAGLDLFERLLKLDLYGIRDVLHEVDVRTGRLAIPRRRAPGKG; this is encoded by the coding sequence ATGAGCAAGCACGAGCCTACGCATGCCATGGCAAAGGCTATCCAACGCGCGCTGCGGATATTCGTCAGCTATGCGCAGCAAGAGAACGAGGATGGGGGTATGGTCGAGGAGCTCGATCGTCACCTCAAGCCGCTCGTGCGGCTAGGGACAATCGAGCTGGCGTATGCCTGGCGTCTCTTGCCTGGTACGGAGATCGTGCCGGAGATCGAGCGGCAAATCGATCTGGCTGATGTCGTCTTGCTCCTCGTCAGCGCGAAGTACCTGGAATCGGACGACTGCTTCGGACAGATGACGCGGGCAGTTGCCCGACACAAGGCAGGGGCGGCACGCGTCATGCCGATCCTCGTGGGGCCTTGCTGCTGGGAGGACCAACCCTTCGCTGCGATCGAAATTCTGCCCCAGAACAAGCGGCCGATCCGCCGGTGGGCTGACCCCGACGAGGGGTGGGACATGGTAGCCCGAGAGCTGCGCGCGATTATCGCGACCAGGCCCGGCCAAGGGAGCGGGCGGGCGCCGGCGTGGGATGATACTCAATGGCAACAGCACGCCCGGGCACTCGCGCAGGCTTCACGACCTCTCCGCATGTGGCCTCAGTATCTCCCCGGAAACGTGTGGCTTGAACGTCCAGAGCTGGACAGCATCGTTGCCGGGCTTCAGAAGGAGCAGGCGAAACCCATTGTGCTCCTGGGCGGACCGGGCAGCGGCAAATCGGCGCTCCTCGCGCGGGTGACGGAGACGCTCCAGGGCTGTGGAAGGATGGTACTCGCGATCCGAGCGGATCAGCTGCTCAGGCACGACGATTCGATTGCAGCGTTGCAGCGCAGGCTCGCCCTGCCAACGCTCCCTGCCGACATGCTGCGTGCTGCCGCAGCGCGTCCAGAACACGCTGTACTCATCATCGATCAGCTCGATGCTCTGTGCGACCTTGTCGACATGCATACCCAGCGGCTCGACCTGCTCCTGCATCTCGTCGCCGAGGTCGAGGGCACCCCTGGGCTCGGTATCGTTCTTTCCTGCCGGGAGTTCGAATTTCGACACGATACGCGGTTCTTGCGGTTGGATGCAGAGGAGATCCATCTGGCGCCGCCTGCACCCGAAGTCGTCGAGCAGATCCTTCGGGAGCGAGGGATCGACCCGAAGGCACTGCGGGGGCCGTTTGCCGAGGGGCTGCGTGCGCCGCAACAGCTCAAGATCTTCCTCAATCTCATCGAAGGACGCGAGCCGGCCCCTATCTTCGACAGCTACCAGCAGATGCTGGAGACGCTCTGGCAAGAGCGGGTCATCGGACAGCAGGGAAGCGAAGCGCGCGAGCAGTTGCTCGTCGAGGTGGCGGCCCACATGGCACGAGAGGAGGAGCTATCGGCGCCGCTGGCGCGGTTCGAGCATCGGTCTCGCGAAGTCGACCAACTCGAAGCGGCGGGGATCCTCAGGCGGGAAGAGAGTCGCCGAGTCGCATTCACCCATCAGACGTGGTTCACTTTCGTCCGTGCGCGTGCGTTCATCACGGGTAAAGAGCGGCTCAGTGAGTATGTGCGCGAGCACGGGAGCTCTCTGTTCGTCCGTGCAACCCTCTGGGCCGCGCTGGTAACTCTCCGCGAAGCCGAGCCGAGGCGATATCATGACGAGCTACTCAAGCTGTGGAGCGCGGCGGGTCTGCGCACGCACTTGCGAGCGCTCCTGGTCGAATTCCTGGGTCAGCAGGAGAAGCCTACTGACGACGAGGCACAGATTCTGCTCCCCTTGCTCCAGCAAGACGACTACCTGCGGCGGGTGGCCCTCGGGGCGCTCGCGGGAAGCTGCGGCTGGTTCGAACGGATCGTCAATAGCCACCTGCCAGTCTTGATGAGCGGTCCCGATCCGGGTGCCGTGTGGGGACCCTTGGCGGGCGCCTCCTCCTTTGCGCGCGAGCGGGTGCTCGACTTGCTGGAGCGCTACTGGGTGCACGTGGCGGAGCGCCGACCGCTCGCGCTGGGGGTTCTACGCTCTCTGGAGGTCTGGGACGAGCGGGCCGTGAAGCTTGTGATTGCATTAATTGAAGGAGACGAAGCAGGCACGCTTCCTCGTATCCAAATCAGTCTGATTGTGGCCAATGTCGCGAAGCAGGCGCCGGATCTGGCTTGCCGTATCGTTCGACTGATTCTCGAGCAGGATCTGCGACGGTGCCCGATACCTGCAGAGGGACAGCAGCAGGGCTGGTTCCACCATCCATATCAGAATCTGCTCGAGCGTGACCACGGGCTGGACCTTATCGAGCTTGCAAGCCAGGACGCGAAAGCGTTCCTCGAGGCCGTTTGGCCGTGGGCCGTGCGTGTCGTCGATAAGATCGCGGCCCCAGCCCAGCCCGCGCTCTGTAGCTACCGAAGGGGCGGTGAACTGGAGCGGTTGCGGCAGGAAGGTATTGGGCCAGTTCACGAGATACCGGAAGCCCTCGGACGCACAATCGAGGAGTCTGCTCGGAAAGATCCTGACTACTTTACCGCATTTGTGGAACGCTGGGCCTCGACGGACCTTCTTGCCATCCATCAAATACTGGCCGACGGATTGAAGGTCATCGCAGAGAAGCGGCCCCATGTGGTATTGAACTACATCCTTGGCGATGCCAGGCGGCTATCGGTAGGAGATTCACACGATCCAATTGCGACCAGTTGCACGCTCATTAGGGCGATGGCGCCCCACCTGACGCCCCAGGACGTGGGCCGACTGGAGGCTGCCATCGGGAGCTCACGAAGATACATCGAGAGCGAAGTGGCGGATACAAAACAGCGGTTCTGGTGCGCCAGAGACAATCGCCTGCATCGGCTGCGACTCGTTCAGGCGCTCGAAAAAAGCGCGCACCTCTCACGAAGTGCCCGCACGCTCATCGAACAGGAGACCAGGCTCCTCCACGGCATGTCGGATCGCACCCATGTCGTGAGCGAGTTTCGAGAAATCCAAAGCCCAATGAAGGTGTCGCAAATGGCCAAGGCCCGCGACGAAGATATTCTTGGACTCTTCCAGGACCTTCCCGACTCGACGGGATGGCACCATCCCTCACGATGGTTGCAGGGCGGCAGTATCGAGGCGTCACGTGAGCTCGCCGAACTAGCAAAGAAAGAGCCGGCGAGAGCTCTTCGCCTGATCAGTCATTTCACACCTGCCACGCACTCCCGTCCGGTTGCTCACGTGCTGGGCGCGATTGCAGAGGCTGAACCGGGCTTACCCACTGAAGCATTCGAAGACATCGTTGCAGAACTCGAATTCAGAGGCTTCTCCTCGAACGAGTACCGCCACGACGTCTCCTGGGCGCTCAGCAAGGTGGCGAGGCGGGGGAATGGCCTTTCCGACCGCATTTGCGCCATGCTCGAGCGCTGGCTGCGCAATCACGAAGAAGGCGCGCCCGCTGCTTCAGAGAGGGCTGAGAATGGATCTAGCGGAGAGGTGCGCAGCATCCTCGCGGGGTGGGGTGGGGGCGGCGTGCTTCCTGGTGGAAATTTCCCTGTGCTGTACGCGCTTCTTTGTGGTTACCTGCGGCAGACACCGCCCCGTGTCGATGCTCTGGTAGCGACATTCAAGACGCATCTCCAGCAGCGCGTGGAAAGCGAGCGGGTATGGCGCGCGCTCCTTTCCTATATGCATTACCTCCCTGGCGAGGCGGTACAAAACCTTGCCGATGGCATCTTCGCGCGATATCCGGCCGTCAGAGATAATACTGAAGGGGCACGAATGATCGCGCGTGTCTCGCGACTTATCGAGAGCAGCACATTGCGGCGCTGGCTGCATGGCATGCGGGATAGCGGCTGGCGCAGAGGCCCCCAGGCTTACGGGGAACTCCTTCTGCTAGTGGCAGCGTTTCGGCCAGAGCTGGCCTGGGCTACTGCAGAGCTTGACGCGGTCCTGCAGCTCAATGAGTCCGAAGATGACAAGACTGCCGCTACCTTGTTGGGCATCGCGTTTGCGGCGGCGGAGCTTTGGACGAGTCCGGAAGCGCGCACGTTGAGCACGACCGTGCTCCTCAACCTGATTCCCCGCGCGAAGGGTGACATTGCAAGCGCGCTCATGGTGGCCGTCTTCCGCTACAATCAACCCATGTTGGCGGATAAAGCAACGACGACGGTGCTGGACCAGATCCTGACGCACCCAGGTGTGCTTGCTGCTGGGGGAACCCACAAGATCGTCACGTGCCTTTCCGCCACCTGCGCGCATGACCCTAATCGAGTAACCGCGCTATGCAATGCCTGGCTGGACGAGATTGAAGATATGCAGGATAGCTGGTCGCGCTTGTCCCAAGCGGGGGACGAACTCATCCATATCGCCATCACCCTCCAGCGCATGCACGGCCATCAAGACGCAGGGTTGGATCTCTTCGAGCGTCTGCTGAAACTGGATCTATACGGCATCCGCGACGTCCTCCACGAGGTAGATGTTCGCACCGGGCGCCTTGCGATCCCGAGGCGCCGGGCCCCTGGGAAGGGTTAA
- a CDS encoding toll/interleukin-1 receptor domain-containing protein, whose protein sequence is MTIFISHCYADAEHLERLEKHLAVLKRQGLVNTWHTGRVLAGEEADTRSAVQLETARIVLLLVSADYLAADPSWQQIQRGLERHERGEARVIPILVRSCDWKGAPFCKLKALPENNEPVTKWRDSDDAWTSVVQGIGAVVGEIGTQKPSESEASHEQPGVVESGNLLAIIRAYRASIIETAASVKREVALVAMRALREIEKTFVAVYENRRDDPSYPSTATIECAHAAAFAVMDKSPQLLAAFDSDVRHIVEQAFFVGYLCGVHRRPFFDVAPVKGRSLKYGNKLWSTLDLVLDNARNDKFAHGSVEAADAAQIIVEAFCKLGVLDTLREPMGNAAYFGVSIAVAEEYLGAKTRRRGPT, encoded by the coding sequence GTGACCATTTTCATTTCACACTGCTACGCCGATGCGGAGCATCTCGAGCGGCTCGAAAAGCATCTCGCCGTCTTGAAGCGACAAGGCCTCGTCAACACTTGGCATACGGGGCGAGTGCTAGCGGGCGAAGAAGCAGATACACGAAGCGCCGTGCAGCTTGAAACGGCGCGAATCGTCTTACTCTTGGTGAGCGCAGACTACCTGGCCGCCGATCCTTCCTGGCAGCAGATCCAGCGCGGGCTAGAGCGCCACGAACGTGGGGAAGCACGAGTGATCCCGATTCTTGTAAGATCGTGCGACTGGAAAGGCGCACCATTTTGCAAGCTGAAAGCTCTCCCCGAAAACAATGAGCCGGTCACGAAATGGCGCGATTCTGACGACGCATGGACAAGCGTGGTGCAGGGTATCGGCGCCGTCGTCGGTGAGATTGGGACACAGAAACCATCCGAATCCGAAGCCAGTCATGAGCAACCGGGCGTCGTCGAATCGGGCAATCTCTTAGCGATCATTCGCGCATATCGTGCGTCAATTATCGAGACTGCCGCCAGCGTCAAGCGGGAAGTTGCGCTCGTCGCGATGAGGGCCTTGCGCGAGATCGAAAAGACGTTCGTCGCAGTCTACGAGAATCGCAGAGACGATCCGTCATACCCATCCACGGCGACGATTGAGTGCGCGCACGCCGCAGCCTTCGCGGTAATGGATAAATCGCCGCAACTTCTTGCAGCTTTTGACAGTGATGTCCGCCATATTGTTGAGCAAGCGTTTTTTGTTGGCTATCTGTGTGGAGTGCATCGTCGGCCCTTCTTCGATGTTGCGCCGGTTAAGGGCCGTTCGCTGAAATACGGAAACAAGCTCTGGTCGACTCTCGACTTAGTGCTCGACAATGCTCGTAATGATAAGTTTGCCCATGGAAGTGTAGAGGCGGCTGATGCTGCGCAAATTATTGTTGAAGCGTTCTGCAAATTGGGCGTGCTTGATACCTTGCGTGAGCCTATGGGTAATGCGGCGTATTTTGGAGTGTCGATTGCTGTTGCTGAGGAATACCTTGGCGCCAAAACGAGACGTCGCGGTCCCACCTAA
- a CDS encoding helix-turn-helix domain-containing protein produces MPRRGTPHPIAAKVGARIRALRQERGMSISQLGAVSRVSKGSLSGIEAGLVVVTIATLARIARGLGVTSAHVITFPEDSPLETLLNEKGDTSDKEPSDGSDL; encoded by the coding sequence ATGCCGCGCAGAGGAACCCCCCACCCGATCGCGGCCAAAGTCGGCGCACGGATCCGGGCCCTACGGCAGGAACGCGGAATGTCGATCTCGCAGCTCGGCGCGGTGAGCCGCGTCTCGAAGGGCAGCCTGTCGGGCATCGAGGCCGGGCTCGTGGTCGTCACCATCGCCACGCTCGCGCGCATTGCGCGAGGGCTCGGGGTCACATCGGCCCACGTGATAACGTTCCCCGAAGACAGTCCACTCGAGACGCTGTTGAACGAGAAAGGCGACACGTCGGACAAGGAACCCTCTGACGGGTCGGATCTCTAG